One window of Campylobacter avium LMG 24591 genomic DNA carries:
- the ftsZ gene encoding cell division protein FtsZ, translated as MKEFVVEEAQHARGARIKIIGCGGGGGNMINHMMKTGFDKLNKLDLIAANTDGQALAKSLAKTKIQLGEKTTRGLGAGGNPVVGAESARENYEELKACLDQSDIVFIASGFGGGTGTGAAPIVAQAAKEVGALTVCVITMPFNFEGARKKKLAEAGLAELKKESDSILVVQNEKVKNLIDKTAPSSKVYEIVDDVLAKAVKGMVSILVDNSERNVDFADIKNAMEHRGLALMGVGYAQGPNAAEEAMNSALESPLLDGFNVKKAKGVIIHTRRHEDFPFMALNEVLEKLTDMLEEDVIVKHGDLSDNSMSIDEIEITVVATGFEYSNANSQNPKKDEQNIAENKRNLYVQSLGKTGTFNRDEVLEHIENVPSWLRNQMD; from the coding sequence ATGAAGGAATTTGTTGTTGAAGAAGCACAACACGCAAGAGGAGCTAGGATAAAAATAATAGGCTGCGGCGGTGGCGGCGGAAATATGATTAATCATATGATGAAAACCGGGTTTGACAAATTAAATAAATTAGACTTAATAGCTGCAAATACCGACGGACAAGCTCTTGCAAAATCTTTAGCAAAGACTAAAATTCAACTTGGCGAAAAAACAACTAGAGGCCTTGGCGCTGGTGGTAACCCTGTAGTAGGTGCTGAGAGCGCTAGGGAAAATTATGAAGAATTAAAAGCTTGTTTAGACCAAAGCGATATAGTGTTTATAGCTTCTGGCTTTGGAGGAGGAACCGGAACCGGTGCTGCACCTATAGTAGCTCAAGCTGCAAAAGAAGTTGGTGCCTTAACTGTGTGTGTTATTACAATGCCTTTTAACTTTGAAGGCGCTAGAAAAAAGAAATTAGCAGAAGCTGGACTTGCAGAGCTTAAAAAAGAAAGTGATTCTATCTTAGTAGTTCAAAATGAAAAAGTAAAGAATTTGATAGACAAAACAGCTCCATCTAGCAAGGTTTATGAAATAGTTGATGATGTGCTAGCTAAGGCTGTTAAGGGTATGGTTTCTATACTTGTTGATAATTCAGAAAGAAACGTAGACTTTGCCGATATCAAAAATGCTATGGAGCACAGGGGCTTAGCCTTGATGGGTGTTGGATACGCTCAAGGGCCTAATGCGGCTGAGGAGGCCATGAATAGTGCTTTAGAATCTCCTTTACTAGACGGCTTTAATGTAAAGAAAGCAAAAGGAGTTATCATACACACAAGAAGACATGAGGATTTTCCTTTTATGGCATTGAATGAGGTTTTAGAAAAACTAACTGATATGCTAGAAGAAGATGTTATAGTCAAGCACGGAGACTTAAGTGATAATTCTATGTCTATCGATGAAATTGAAATTACAGTTGTGGCGACAGGTTTTGAGTATAGCAACGCAAATTCACAAAATCCAAAAAAAGATGAGCAAAATATCGCAGAAAATAAAAGAAATTTATATGTTCAAAGTCTTGGAAAAACAGGAACTTTCAATAGAGATGAGGTTTTAGAACATATAGAAAATGTGCCTTCGTGGTTAAGAAATCAAATGGATTGA
- a CDS encoding peptidylprolyl isomerase, protein MITWMQRHKKWLVVTIWISVIAFVGAGFVGWGDYDFNTDRSSSLAKVADEKVSPVEFRHRYAQIFSYYQELNNGTLTEQQAKERGLDALALQTLIDDKLLISFAKKLGIGVSDDEILRVLISDENFMDQNGLFDKNLYYSILAQNNIKTTQYEQMIADQILLKKLSVLFNVPVSNEDLEMLAANFFMQDVLSIEPIKADKLSNSAINEEELQKFWNERKNDYKTEKRYELMTYFMPLDLSNIDENSLQSFYEANKHNYKDFTGKILPLNDVKDDLIKDYAFDKYKNEANVKYMALNKGEDKFQKDINVSEFDVFFPLQILRTAKPGDVLRPFKFKENGKEGYMIAKVKFIDNVRTKSFEEAREEILPSYISFKSKEILQEKATKALENFKGKNIGTVSRDTSKDSMRVPDTVMNDAEFSIFLMNVFNQDKKKSFVLFDDKAILYEIKDQTLLNTSKMEQYKNNLKENLASIKASLLKENLLKKLKQEQKIEIYYKGN, encoded by the coding sequence ATGATAACTTGGATGCAAAGACACAAAAAATGGCTTGTTGTAACTATTTGGATAAGCGTTATAGCATTTGTTGGTGCTGGTTTTGTCGGCTGGGGTGATTATGATTTTAACACAGACCGTTCCTCTTCGCTTGCTAAAGTGGCAGATGAAAAGGTGAGCCCGGTAGAATTTAGACACAGATATGCTCAAATTTTTTCTTACTATCAAGAGTTAAACAACGGCACACTAACCGAACAGCAAGCAAAAGAAAGGGGCTTGGACGCTCTAGCCTTGCAAACTTTAATAGATGATAAGCTTTTAATCTCCTTTGCCAAAAAACTAGGTATAGGTGTGAGCGATGATGAAATTTTAAGGGTTTTAATAAGTGATGAAAATTTCATGGACCAAAACGGCTTGTTTGATAAAAACCTCTACTACAGCATTCTAGCTCAAAACAACATCAAAACAACGCAGTATGAACAAATGATAGCGGATCAAATTCTACTAAAAAAACTATCTGTCTTGTTTAATGTTCCGGTTTCTAATGAGGACTTGGAAATGTTAGCAGCAAATTTCTTTATGCAAGATGTATTAAGTATCGAGCCTATAAAGGCTGACAAGCTTTCAAACAGCGCTATAAATGAAGAGGAATTGCAAAAATTTTGGAACGAAAGAAAAAATGATTATAAGACCGAAAAACGATATGAGCTTATGACATATTTTATGCCGCTTGATTTATCAAACATAGATGAAAATTCTTTGCAGTCTTTTTATGAGGCAAACAAGCATAATTACAAGGATTTTACAGGTAAAATTTTACCTCTTAACGATGTTAAAGATGATCTTATAAAAGACTACGCTTTTGATAAATACAAAAACGAAGCAAATGTTAAATATATGGCTTTAAACAAGGGAGAGGATAAATTTCAAAAAGATATAAATGTGAGCGAATTTGATGTATTTTTTCCTTTGCAAATTTTGCGAACAGCAAAGCCTGGCGATGTTTTGCGACCATTTAAATTTAAAGAAAATGGAAAAGAAGGCTACATGATAGCCAAGGTTAAATTTATAGATAATGTTAGAACTAAAAGTTTTGAAGAAGCAAGAGAGGAAATTTTACCATCTTACATAAGCTTTAAAAGTAAAGAAATCTTGCAGGAAAAGGCAACAAAGGCTCTTGAAAATTTCAAGGGAAAAAATATCGGCACAGTTAGCAGAGACACAAGCAAAGATTCAATGCGAGTGCCTGATACTGTGATGAATGACGCTGAATTTAGTATTTTTTTAATGAATGTATTTAATCAAGATAAAAAGAAATCCTTCGTGCTTTTTGATGACAAGGCTATCTTGTATGAAATCAAAGACCAAACTTTGTTAAATACCTCAAAAATGGAGCAATACAAGAACAACCTAAAAGAAAATTTAGCCTCCATAAAGGCTTCCTTGCTTAAAGAAAATTTGCTAAAAAAACTCAAGCAAGAACAAAAGATTGAAATTTATTATAAAGGGAATTGA
- the ftsA gene encoding cell division protein FtsA → MNLNILGIDLGSTQTCAILAQKDEDNRLNIIGFGKVKTQGVKKGAITNIENASNSIAQAVKEAQMVAGMHYDKVVVSISGAYAKSVNSVGVVNIPGNEISIKEIHRAVSTAKHTANIPTGYRVVHVLPYSFKVNDLENVDDPLGMSGNRLEVLTHIVISQDSHIKNLEKAVALANLRVDNLVLSGYASSIACLDDSERELGAILVDMGGAICDIVIHMGNSIRYNDCLLIGSINITQDLAVSLHTPLKEAEKIKLNYANLSQEPENLVKVPSIGDEKKMNDVKLEVISNVIYARAEETLMILAKMLSENSYANNAGAGIVLTGGMTKLARIDELSYAMFDNKSVRIASATNDLIFGFSDVITDPENTCAIGLCLYGAGYFTPYELDSKDKLRYKGEPELSNKPIKNELFVDEIEDEKSENYTENSKENDTIALRDSLELDSVSKDKKDGLLSKFWNKIVNQF, encoded by the coding sequence TTGAACTTGAATATCTTAGGAATTGATTTAGGCTCAACTCAAACTTGTGCGATTTTAGCACAAAAAGACGAGGATAACCGCCTTAATATCATCGGTTTTGGCAAGGTAAAAACTCAAGGCGTAAAAAAAGGTGCTATAACAAACATAGAAAACGCTTCAAATTCCATAGCTCAAGCAGTAAAAGAAGCGCAAATGGTAGCTGGTATGCACTATGATAAGGTTGTAGTGTCTATATCTGGCGCTTATGCAAAGAGCGTAAATAGCGTTGGGGTTGTTAATATACCAGGAAATGAAATCAGTATAAAAGAAATTCACAGAGCCGTAAGCACAGCAAAACACACTGCTAACATACCTACCGGTTACAGAGTTGTGCATGTTTTACCTTACAGCTTTAAAGTAAATGACCTTGAAAATGTAGATGACCCTCTTGGAATGAGCGGCAACAGACTAGAGGTTTTAACGCATATAGTAATATCTCAGGATTCTCATATCAAAAATTTAGAAAAAGCTGTGGCCTTAGCAAATTTAAGGGTTGATAATCTAGTCTTATCTGGCTATGCTTCCTCCATAGCTTGCTTAGATGACAGCGAAAGAGAGCTCGGAGCTATCTTAGTTGATATGGGTGGTGCAATTTGTGATATAGTGATACATATGGGAAATTCTATAAGATACAACGACTGCCTTTTAATAGGCTCTATAAATATAACTCAGGATTTAGCAGTATCTTTACACACTCCATTAAAAGAGGCTGAGAAAATCAAGCTTAACTACGCAAATTTGTCCCAAGAGCCTGAAAATTTAGTAAAAGTGCCGTCTATTGGCGATGAGAAAAAAATGAATGATGTAAAACTAGAAGTAATTTCTAATGTTATTTACGCAAGGGCTGAAGAAACCTTAATGATCTTAGCAAAAATGCTAAGCGAAAATTCTTACGCAAACAACGCTGGTGCTGGCATAGTATTAACGGGCGGAATGACTAAATTAGCTAGGATTGATGAGCTTAGCTACGCTATGTTTGATAATAAATCTGTGAGAATAGCCTCGGCAACAAATGATTTGATATTTGGTTTTAGCGATGTTATAACAGACCCTGAAAATACTTGTGCTATAGGACTTTGTTTGTATGGGGCTGGGTATTTTACTCCTTATGAGCTTGATTCTAAGGACAAGTTAAGATATAAGGGAGAACCCGAACTATCTAATAAACCCATAAAAAACGAACTATTTGTTGATGAAATAGAGGATGAAAAAAGTGAAAATTATACTGAAAATTCAAAAGAAAATGATACAATAGCACTAAGAGATAGTCTAGAACTTGATAGCGTAAGCAAAGATAAAAAAGATGGTCTTTTGTCTAAGTTTTGGAACAAAATAGTAAATCAATTTTAA
- the rsmH gene encoding 16S rRNA (cytosine(1402)-N(4))-methyltransferase RsmH translates to MSCKHIPVLLDEVLKCTKDIDENACMLDCTLGFAGHSKAMLENTKNTKLIACDKDDEAISFAKEELKNFKDRVKIFKSDFKDIFKKLNADEIKSLRLILADIGLSSYQLDKDERGFSIRSNFLDMRMDTSLDLDAKTVINTYSKEQLAELFINYAQLKDAKNLAEKICAYRQKHYISSAKELAQLIGNEKLKNRSILKSVLVFQALRIEVNQELKALQELLETVSKAGLRNCKLLIISFHSLEDALVKTAFKQWAKSCICDENLYKCVCGNNHSLGKIINKKPLVASSSEIKMNSRSSCAKMRVFHFI, encoded by the coding sequence ATGTCTTGTAAGCATATACCTGTTTTGTTGGATGAAGTTTTAAAATGCACAAAAGATATAGATGAAAATGCTTGTATGCTTGACTGTACCTTAGGTTTTGCAGGGCACAGCAAGGCTATGCTAGAAAATACTAAAAATACAAAACTTATAGCTTGTGACAAAGACGATGAGGCGATTTCTTTTGCTAAAGAGGAGTTAAAGAATTTTAAAGATAGGGTAAAGATTTTTAAGAGTGATTTTAAGGATATTTTTAAAAAATTAAATGCTGATGAAATCAAATCTTTGAGATTGATACTTGCTGATATAGGGCTTTCTTCCTATCAGCTAGACAAAGACGAAAGAGGTTTTAGCATAAGGTCAAATTTTTTAGATATGCGTATGGATACAAGCCTTGATTTAGACGCTAAAACAGTCATTAACACATATAGCAAAGAACAGCTAGCAGAGCTTTTTATAAATTATGCTCAGTTAAAAGATGCAAAAAATTTAGCTGAGAAAATTTGTGCTTACAGACAAAAACATTACATAAGCTCGGCCAAGGAGCTAGCACAGCTTATAGGTAATGAAAAGCTTAAAAATAGGTCTATTTTAAAATCCGTTCTTGTTTTTCAAGCACTAAGAATAGAAGTAAATCAAGAGCTAAAAGCCTTGCAAGAATTGCTAGAAACCGTGTCTAAAGCAGGGCTTAGAAACTGCAAATTACTCATCATATCCTTTCATTCTTTAGAGGATGCTTTGGTTAAAACAGCGTTTAAACAATGGGCAAAATCTTGCATATGCGATGAAAATCTTTATAAATGCGTTTGTGGAAACAATCACAGTTTAGGTAAAATTATAAATAAAAAACCGCTTGTTGCAAGTTCTAGTGAAATAAAGATGAATTCTCGCTCATCTTGTGCTAAAATGAGGGTCTTTCATTTTATTTAA